A single genomic interval of Spirosoma linguale DSM 74 harbors:
- a CDS encoding RagB/SusD domain protein (PFAM: RagB/SusD domain protein), which translates to MRHKLVNYINRALLCGIALTGPIGCTEFLKEQAPSNLTPTSFYTIPDHAEAALASVYASLRFMGDGAGIFSSNWQLLEALTGTSTTETAQNSDLNNLYGLVHDGNTAHVVNYWNGLYRVIANANQVIDKVPGITPMDAAQKTKILGEARFLRASAYFTAVRLWGNVPLITKPQTAASDDFLPARAAQEDVYKVIVDDLLAAEAAGLAWMDASGRVNLAAVKTQLAKVYLTMAGFPLSKGASHYKLAADKALEVITYANANPSTINLFTTYDDVHRESTKNRVEHLFMLQYNTTVAGNPMDNFYPNFKPVTYNGPGGTGSSVPTAAFYNSYEPGDLRTKDQVGYFYTTYYTNGNGAPFSLGAPYVFKHFNRTANGTAGVAGSRQNNLNVPQIRYAETLLIYAEAQNEVGGPTQAAYDAFKRIRDRATLTTPALGTYTQASFREAVWRERWRELCYEQITWFDMVRLRKVYNEKTNGFDNFVGHINLSSNQALQEKHLLLPIPKQELLNNPNLKTQNPGYPGV; encoded by the coding sequence ATGAGACACAAACTTGTAAACTATATAAACCGGGCATTACTCTGCGGCATCGCTCTGACAGGCCCCATTGGCTGTACCGAATTCCTCAAAGAACAGGCCCCGTCGAACCTGACGCCGACCAGTTTCTACACCATTCCTGACCATGCCGAAGCGGCTCTGGCGTCGGTCTATGCCAGCCTTCGGTTCATGGGCGATGGAGCGGGTATCTTCTCCAGCAACTGGCAGTTGCTGGAAGCCCTGACCGGTACCTCCACCACGGAAACCGCCCAGAACTCCGACCTCAACAACCTGTATGGATTAGTTCATGACGGTAACACCGCCCACGTGGTCAACTACTGGAACGGTCTCTACCGCGTTATCGCCAACGCCAATCAGGTGATCGATAAAGTGCCGGGTATTACGCCGATGGATGCTGCGCAGAAGACCAAGATTCTGGGCGAAGCCCGGTTCCTGCGCGCTTCTGCCTACTTTACAGCGGTACGCCTATGGGGTAATGTTCCCCTGATCACAAAGCCACAAACGGCGGCATCGGACGATTTCCTACCCGCACGGGCAGCACAGGAAGACGTGTACAAAGTAATTGTCGACGACTTACTGGCGGCTGAAGCGGCTGGTTTAGCCTGGATGGATGCAAGTGGTCGGGTCAACCTGGCTGCGGTGAAGACCCAGCTCGCCAAGGTCTATCTGACCATGGCCGGGTTCCCCCTCAGCAAAGGGGCTTCGCACTACAAGCTGGCCGCCGATAAGGCCCTTGAGGTGATTACCTACGCCAATGCCAACCCCTCGACCATCAACCTCTTTACTACCTATGATGACGTTCACCGGGAAAGCACCAAGAACCGCGTTGAGCACCTTTTCATGCTCCAGTACAACACGACTGTAGCGGGTAACCCGATGGACAACTTCTATCCCAACTTCAAACCCGTTACTTACAACGGGCCAGGGGGAACGGGTAGCTCAGTGCCAACGGCAGCCTTCTACAACTCCTACGAGCCGGGCGATCTGCGGACCAAGGATCAGGTGGGGTATTTCTACACCACCTACTATACCAACGGCAACGGAGCGCCTTTCTCCTTGGGTGCCCCCTACGTCTTCAAGCACTTCAACCGCACCGCCAATGGTACGGCAGGGGTGGCTGGCTCGCGTCAGAATAACCTCAATGTACCCCAGATCCGCTATGCTGAAACGCTGCTGATCTATGCTGAAGCGCAGAACGAAGTAGGTGGCCCTACCCAGGCGGCTTACGATGCCTTCAAACGGATTCGGGACCGGGCTACGCTAACCACCCCGGCGCTGGGTACCTACACTCAGGCCAGCTTCCGGGAAGCCGTATGGCGGGAGCGCTGGCGGGAACTGTGTTACGAGCAGATCACCTGGTTCGATATGGTTCGTTTGCGGAAAGTCTACAACGAGAAGACCAACGGCTTCGACAACTTTGTGGGTCACATCAACCTAAGCTCGAATCAGGCTTTGCAGGAGAAGCATTTGCTGCTGCCTATTCCCAAGCAGGAGTTGCTGAACAACCCCAATCTGAAGACCCAGAACCCAGGATACCCCGGCGTTTAA
- a CDS encoding TonB-dependent receptor plug (PFAM: TonB-dependent receptor plug; TonB-dependent receptor~KEGG: mxa:MXAN_4746 TonB-dependent receptor), with protein sequence MAKLLPPKLLSDRLIRVSSTQLLLAALCVSFTYAGKPVNPKFPVNQSVKQADRTLTGRVTDEKSEGLPGVSVILKGTQRGTVTDADGQYKLDVPDGASTLVFSFVGYLPQEVSVGNQTSINVSLKTDSKVLDEIVVIGYGTTRKSDLTGAVTGVKEAQLQERPAPSLNQALSGRMPGVQVNTNSGRPGGRTTVRIRGFSSINSSNNPLYVVDGVMLPQGTGDQFSNPIDYINPNDIVNVEVLKDASSTAIYGARGANGVILVQTRKGKAGESRVTYDGQFSVNTIGPNKPKVLNAKEYLATEDLAYANMAKYDPVGWAAGKWSYLDPIARRKAFSAAHPGVFDANLNPLYDTDWFKESAQNKLSQNHQLGFSGGNERTQYSLSLNYRDDQGLIKTSYMKRYSGRFSIDDQVKSWLKIGGTMSYNYQTENLVDINDAVARQIVEDFPFLPVRYPDTGVFAENRDYPYAEGTMSSVHRLMDRKYIQNTQTILGSLFTNITFGKGLEMRTVLGTNVQTQEINQSQTRTLNIGNNGNASTNNNRQNFWSLENYLTYNKQFGQDHSFTGLLGLSWQETNTFGIGASVSGFATDYFGFNNLGAGAINPSVSSGASRFAFNSYFGRINYGYKNKYLFTATGRADGSSKFGENHKFAFFPSAALAWRVSEEDFLKGNPVISNLKVRTSYGLTGNSEIPPYSSLSLLSSNYATIYNDTKVSGTGINRLANPDLRWEKTAQTDVGLEVGFLKGRISLEADYYYRLTTDMLLDAPVPQSSGYATIRRNVGSMENKGFEFGVNTVNINRGTFSWNTSFNISLNRNKVLSLATPSDIFNVGGPNFTNPTNVIRVGEAVGSFWGLTRVGVWSEAEREEAAKFTSYRNGLTILPGDIKYLDVNGDKAITDADRSIIGNGSPKGWGAMTNNIRLGNFDATLELQYMFGNDVMLMNLHPSEDRQALANSYSSVLNAWTPTNQGSQIAQVRDTRAGYVTNVDSHWIKDGSFLRGRNLLFGYTLPANVTSKLKMNRLRVYVSAQNFFLLLKDPIVGDPEVTPTNQGTGNSAFSQGMIWHNYPKPTTYLLGLQIGL encoded by the coding sequence ATGGCAAAACTCTTACCACCTAAACTCCTGTCCGATAGGTTAATTAGAGTTTCAAGCACTCAACTCCTACTGGCAGCTTTGTGTGTTAGTTTTACTTATGCGGGAAAGCCGGTTAATCCAAAATTCCCCGTCAATCAGTCAGTGAAGCAGGCTGACCGTACACTCACAGGCCGGGTAACAGACGAAAAGTCCGAAGGACTTCCCGGCGTGAGTGTTATCCTGAAAGGAACCCAGCGCGGAACCGTAACCGATGCCGATGGACAGTATAAACTTGACGTACCCGATGGGGCCTCTACACTTGTGTTCTCCTTTGTTGGTTACCTGCCACAGGAAGTTAGTGTTGGGAATCAAACGTCAATCAACGTCAGCCTGAAAACCGACAGTAAAGTACTGGATGAGATCGTAGTCATCGGCTATGGTACGACGCGCAAATCCGACCTTACCGGCGCTGTCACCGGCGTGAAGGAGGCCCAGTTGCAAGAGCGCCCTGCGCCTTCGTTGAACCAGGCCCTGTCAGGTCGCATGCCCGGCGTGCAGGTCAACACCAACTCGGGACGACCCGGCGGTCGGACCACCGTCCGTATCCGGGGCTTCAGCTCCATCAACTCCTCCAACAACCCCCTCTACGTCGTTGATGGCGTCATGCTCCCCCAAGGTACCGGCGACCAGTTCAGTAACCCAATCGATTACATCAACCCCAACGACATCGTCAACGTGGAGGTCCTGAAAGATGCCTCTTCGACGGCTATCTACGGGGCTCGTGGCGCCAACGGCGTTATTCTGGTACAAACTCGTAAAGGGAAAGCCGGTGAAAGCCGGGTCACCTACGACGGTCAGTTCAGCGTTAACACCATCGGACCCAACAAGCCAAAGGTGCTCAACGCCAAGGAGTACCTGGCTACCGAAGACCTCGCCTATGCCAACATGGCCAAGTATGACCCCGTTGGCTGGGCCGCGGGTAAGTGGTCTTACCTGGACCCGATAGCCCGGCGCAAAGCCTTCAGCGCGGCTCACCCTGGTGTGTTTGATGCCAACCTGAACCCACTCTACGACACCGACTGGTTCAAGGAGTCGGCTCAGAACAAGCTTTCCCAGAACCACCAGTTAGGTTTCAGTGGCGGTAACGAGCGCACCCAGTACTCCCTCTCGCTGAACTACCGCGACGATCAGGGTCTGATCAAGACCTCCTACATGAAGCGTTACTCGGGTCGTTTCTCGATCGATGATCAGGTCAAGAGCTGGCTTAAGATTGGCGGGACAATGAGCTACAACTACCAGACGGAAAACCTGGTGGACATCAACGATGCGGTGGCCCGTCAGATCGTCGAAGACTTCCCCTTCCTGCCCGTACGCTACCCGGACACCGGCGTCTTCGCCGAGAACCGGGACTACCCTTATGCAGAAGGCACCATGAGTTCGGTACACCGCCTGATGGACCGTAAGTACATCCAGAACACCCAGACTATTCTGGGCAGTTTGTTTACCAACATCACTTTCGGCAAAGGGCTGGAGATGCGTACAGTACTGGGTACCAACGTCCAGACGCAGGAGATTAACCAGTCGCAAACCCGTACGCTTAACATTGGCAATAACGGTAACGCATCGACCAACAACAACCGGCAGAATTTCTGGTCGTTGGAGAACTACCTGACCTACAACAAACAGTTTGGTCAGGATCACTCCTTCACCGGACTACTAGGTCTGTCGTGGCAGGAGACTAACACCTTTGGCATCGGTGCCAGCGTAAGCGGTTTTGCCACCGACTACTTCGGCTTTAACAACCTGGGCGCTGGTGCGATCAACCCATCGGTGAGTTCGGGTGCTTCACGGTTTGCCTTTAACTCCTACTTCGGTCGGATCAACTACGGCTACAAGAACAAGTACCTCTTCACCGCTACCGGCCGGGCTGATGGCTCCTCGAAGTTCGGAGAAAACCACAAGTTTGCCTTCTTCCCCTCGGCGGCTCTGGCCTGGCGGGTATCGGAAGAAGACTTCCTGAAAGGCAACCCCGTTATCTCGAATTTGAAAGTGCGCACCAGCTACGGTCTGACGGGTAACTCCGAGATTCCGCCTTACTCCTCGCTCTCGCTGTTGAGTTCAAACTACGCTACGATCTATAATGATACGAAGGTGAGTGGCACGGGTATCAACCGTCTGGCTAACCCCGACCTGCGCTGGGAAAAAACCGCTCAGACTGATGTAGGTCTGGAAGTTGGCTTCCTCAAAGGACGCATCTCGCTGGAAGCCGATTACTACTACCGTCTGACAACCGACATGCTCCTGGATGCCCCCGTACCACAATCGAGCGGCTATGCCACCATTCGGCGTAACGTAGGCTCGATGGAGAACAAAGGTTTTGAGTTCGGAGTGAACACGGTTAACATCAACCGGGGTACTTTCAGTTGGAACACCTCCTTCAACATCTCCCTTAACCGCAACAAAGTCCTCTCCCTGGCTACTCCGTCTGACATCTTCAACGTAGGTGGTCCTAACTTCACTAACCCCACCAATGTCATCCGGGTAGGTGAAGCAGTAGGTTCGTTCTGGGGTCTGACCCGGGTAGGCGTATGGAGTGAAGCGGAGCGGGAAGAAGCGGCCAAGTTTACCAGCTACCGCAACGGTCTGACCATTCTGCCCGGCGACATCAAGTACCTCGACGTAAACGGCGACAAGGCCATCACCGATGCTGACCGCAGCATCATTGGCAACGGTAGTCCTAAAGGCTGGGGTGCCATGACCAACAACATTCGTCTGGGCAACTTCGATGCCACCCTGGAACTTCAGTACATGTTTGGTAACGACGTCATGCTGATGAACTTACACCCCAGTGAAGACCGGCAGGCTCTGGCCAACAGCTACTCGTCGGTGCTCAACGCCTGGACGCCAACCAATCAGGGTAGCCAGATTGCTCAGGTACGCGACACACGGGCGGGCTACGTAACCAACGTCGACAGTCACTGGATTAAGGACGGTTCGTTCCTGCGGGGCCGCAACCTCCTGTTTGGCTATACGCTGCCGGCTAACGTAACGTCTAAATTAAAGATGAACCGGTTACGGGTATACGTTTCCGCTCAGAACTTCTTCCTGTTGCTGAAAGATCCTATTGTTGGTGATCCGGAAGTAACGCCCACCAACCAGGGAACAGGCAACAGCGCCTTCTCACAGGGCATGATCTGGCACAACTACCCTAAACCAACTACCTATCTCCTTGGTCTGCAAATTGGCTTGTAG
- a CDS encoding RagB/SusD domain protein (PFAM: RagB/SusD domain protein), which produces MRHTFAKHISRVLLCGVALTGPIGCTEFLKEQAPSNLTTSSFYTIPDHAEAALASVYASLRFMGDGAGIFSSNWQLLEALTGTSTTETAQNSDLNNLYSLVHDGNTAHVVNYWNGLYRVIANANQVLDRVPAITPMDAAQKTKILGETRFLRATAYFTAVQLWGDIPLITTPQTAASTDFLPARASKEDVYKLIVDDLLAAEASGLAWMDVSGRANLAAVKTQLAKVYLTMAGFPLSKGAPYYKLAADKALEVITYANANPSVINLFTTYEDVHRESTKNRVEHLFMLQYNTLVAGNPMDNFYPNFKPVTYNGPGGTGSSVPTTAFYNSYEPGDLRTKDQVGYFYTTYYTNGNGAPFSLGAPYVFKHFNRTANGTAGVAGSRQNNLNVPQIRYAETLLIYAEAQNEVGGPTQAAYDAFKRIRDRATLTTPALGTYTQASFREAVWRERWHELCYEQITWFDMVRLRKVYNEKTNGFDNFVGHINLSSNQALQEKHLLLPIPKQELLNNPNLKTQNPGYPGV; this is translated from the coding sequence ATGAGACATACATTTGCAAAACACATCAGTCGGGTCCTACTGTGTGGCGTAGCCCTGACAGGCCCCATTGGCTGTACCGAATTCCTCAAGGAACAGGCCCCGTCGAACCTGACGACATCAAGCTTTTATACCATCCCCGACCATGCCGAAGCGGCTCTGGCGTCGGTCTACGCCAGCCTTCGGTTCATGGGCGATGGAGCGGGTATCTTCTCCAGCAACTGGCAGTTGCTGGAAGCCCTGACCGGTACCTCCACCACGGAAACCGCCCAGAACTCCGACCTCAATAACCTGTATAGCCTGGTACACGATGGCAATACGGCCCACGTGGTCAACTACTGGAATGGTCTCTACCGGGTCATTGCCAACGCCAATCAGGTACTGGATCGAGTTCCCGCCATCACACCGATGGATGCCGCGCAGAAGACCAAGATTCTGGGTGAAACCCGGTTCCTGCGGGCTACCGCTTACTTTACGGCTGTTCAATTGTGGGGCGATATTCCTCTGATTACGACGCCCCAGACGGCGGCATCGACGGATTTTCTCCCCGCAAGGGCATCTAAAGAAGATGTTTATAAACTGATTGTCGATGACCTGTTAGCCGCTGAAGCTTCGGGACTGGCTTGGATGGATGTAAGTGGTCGGGCCAATCTGGCTGCGGTGAAGACCCAGCTCGCCAAGGTCTATCTGACCATGGCCGGGTTCCCCCTCAGCAAAGGCGCGCCTTACTATAAACTGGCCGCTGATAAGGCCCTTGAGGTGATCACCTACGCCAATGCCAACCCATCGGTGATCAACCTCTTCACCACCTACGAAGATGTTCACCGGGAAAGCACCAAGAACCGCGTTGAGCACCTTTTCATGCTCCAGTACAATACGCTGGTAGCAGGGAACCCGATGGACAACTTCTATCCCAACTTCAAACCCGTTACTTACAATGGGCCAGGGGGAACGGGTAGCTCAGTGCCAACAACGGCATTTTACAACTCCTACGAGCCGGGCGATCTGCGGACCAAGGATCAGGTGGGGTATTTCTACACCACCTACTATACCAACGGTAACGGAGCCCCTTTCTCGCTGGGTGCCCCCTACGTCTTCAAGCACTTCAACCGCACCGCCAATGGTACGGCAGGGGTGGCTGGCTCGCGTCAGAATAACCTCAATGTACCCCAGATCCGCTATGCTGAAACGCTGCTGATCTATGCTGAAGCACAGAACGAAGTAGGTGGCCCTACCCAGGCGGCTTACGATGCCTTCAAACGGATTCGGGACCGGGCTACGCTAACCACCCCGGCGCTGGGTACCTACACTCAGGCCAGCTTCCGGGAAGCCGTATGGCGGGAGCGTTGGCATGAGCTGTGTTACGAGCAGATCACCTGGTTCGATATGGTTCGTTTGCGGAAAGTCTACAACGAGAAGACCAACGGCTTCGACAACTTTGTGGGTCACATCAACCTAAGCTCGAATCAGGCTTTGCAGGAGAAGCATTTGCTGCTGCCTATTCCCAAGCAGGAGTTGCTGAACAACCCCAATCTGAAGACCCAGAACCCAGGGTATCCAGGCGTTTAA
- a CDS encoding peptide methionine sulfoxide reductase (KEGG: tbd:Tbd_0847 methionine sulfoxide reductase A~TIGRFAM: peptide methionine sulfoxide reductase~PFAM: Methionine sulfoxide reductase A) → MKGIHVLAFSLLLLAGCAQGQSKDYAPAKLPALKPGEAVATFAGGCFWALEEGMNQLKGVREVISGYAGGHVKNPTYEQVGTDETGHAESVQVYYDPKVISYPQLLDAFFAGHDPTTLNRQGPDVGRDYRSVAFYRTPAEKAEILAAIKRTNDSKHYANPVVTEVTPITDFYPAENYHQNYFALHPDQPYIQRVSLPKVEKLRKAMAGHLKNNTSLTMNN, encoded by the coding sequence ATGAAAGGAATTCACGTATTGGCGTTCAGTCTGCTGTTGCTGGCAGGGTGTGCGCAGGGCCAATCGAAAGACTACGCACCCGCTAAACTTCCTGCCCTGAAACCGGGTGAAGCAGTGGCAACCTTCGCAGGCGGCTGCTTCTGGGCGCTTGAAGAAGGGATGAACCAGTTGAAAGGTGTTCGGGAAGTAATCTCAGGTTATGCGGGTGGGCACGTTAAAAACCCGACCTACGAACAGGTAGGCACTGATGAAACGGGGCATGCAGAATCTGTTCAGGTGTACTATGATCCGAAAGTGATCAGCTACCCGCAATTACTCGATGCTTTTTTTGCCGGTCATGACCCCACCACACTGAACCGTCAGGGGCCCGACGTAGGCCGCGATTATCGATCGGTGGCTTTTTACCGGACACCTGCCGAAAAAGCCGAAATCCTGGCGGCTATTAAACGAACCAACGACTCGAAGCATTACGCGAATCCCGTTGTAACGGAAGTAACGCCTATCACGGATTTTTATCCGGCCGAAAATTATCACCAGAATTACTTTGCGCTTCACCCCGACCAGCCTTACATCCAGCGCGTATCTTTACCAAAAGTTGAGAAACTCCGGAAAGCAATGGCCGGTCATCTGAAAAACAATACGTCGTTAACGATGAATAACTAG
- a CDS encoding major facilitator superfamily MFS_1 (PFAM: major facilitator superfamily MFS_1~KEGG: rle:RL2626 putative transmembrane protein): protein MNTTASLNKPNRNLFIQNLLTFFLNRQALAVGLVFASDSILFGSWVAHIPFVKAKLHLSDAELGLTLFAMPIGLLVMNPLTGWIIARLGEARACFWSAVGLTLAVCIPLNAPNPIVLCLGLFLMGLNAALINVAMNTTATNLERAQGIVIMSSCHGMWSLGGLFGSGIAGAVIALHVSPPIHIMIMAGLILLMTFILQPILAKIPSSSRTETGEKAGSSFVRPNLDLLLMILIGLSLAMGEGAAFDWSAVYLRETLGASSQIAALGFGAFSLTMTGFRFLGDAIIPKIGAKRWLQIGGVIGAAGLLFAIALPYPATALIGFGVLGAGCSLGAPVLYAASMRVEGIPPAAGLATFATFSFIGFLAGPPIIGFVAEAFGLVYGLGFVAIMLLISAGLAKLVKLF from the coding sequence ATGAATACAACAGCCTCTCTGAATAAACCAAATCGAAACCTGTTCATTCAAAACCTGCTGACGTTCTTTCTGAACCGGCAGGCGCTGGCCGTTGGGCTGGTCTTTGCTTCCGATAGTATTCTGTTCGGCAGTTGGGTTGCCCACATTCCGTTTGTCAAAGCCAAACTCCATCTTTCTGATGCTGAACTGGGACTAACGCTGTTTGCCATGCCCATTGGTTTACTGGTCATGAATCCGCTAACCGGCTGGATTATTGCCCGGCTTGGTGAAGCCCGCGCCTGTTTCTGGTCGGCGGTAGGTTTGACATTAGCCGTTTGCATCCCGCTCAACGCGCCAAACCCGATAGTTCTTTGCCTTGGTTTATTCCTGATGGGATTGAATGCAGCCCTCATCAACGTGGCCATGAACACCACCGCTACAAATCTGGAACGGGCACAGGGTATTGTTATCATGTCGTCGTGCCATGGCATGTGGAGTCTGGGCGGATTGTTTGGCTCAGGTATTGCAGGGGCTGTTATCGCGTTGCATGTATCGCCCCCCATTCATATCATGATCATGGCAGGCTTAATTCTGCTCATGACTTTTATTCTTCAACCGATTCTGGCAAAAATCCCGTCGAGTAGCCGAACAGAAACGGGCGAGAAAGCCGGGTCGTCATTCGTTCGACCTAATCTGGACTTGTTGTTAATGATTTTGATCGGCTTGTCGCTGGCCATGGGCGAAGGGGCCGCTTTCGACTGGAGCGCTGTGTATTTGCGTGAGACACTTGGCGCCAGCAGTCAGATTGCCGCGCTGGGCTTTGGCGCGTTCTCGCTCACTATGACCGGTTTCCGTTTCCTGGGCGATGCGATCATCCCTAAAATAGGTGCCAAACGCTGGCTACAGATTGGGGGAGTTATTGGGGCAGCGGGTCTCTTATTCGCCATCGCTCTCCCCTACCCGGCAACGGCGTTGATTGGCTTTGGCGTGCTGGGAGCAGGTTGCTCGTTGGGTGCACCGGTGCTGTATGCGGCCTCTATGCGCGTAGAGGGCATTCCGCCCGCAGCTGGCCTGGCTACGTTTGCGACATTTAGTTTTATTGGCTTTCTGGCAGGTCCGCCCATCATCGGGTTTGTAGCCGAAGCCTTTGGACTGGTGTATGGATTAGGCTTCGTAGCCATCATGCTACTGATTTCGGCCGGTTTGGCCAAACTAGTAAAGCTATTTTGA
- a CDS encoding small multidrug resistance protein (PFAM: small multidrug resistance protein~KEGG: rbo:A1I_07125 SMR-type multi-drug efflux transporter), translating to MAWLILILAGLFEVGFTTCLKLSDNFRNVGWAVGFLICATLSFYCLNKAAQDIPLGTAYAVWTGIGAAGTVITGMIFFREPSDFWRLFFIVLLVGSVIGLKAVSAH from the coding sequence ATGGCGTGGCTTATTCTTATTCTGGCGGGTTTGTTTGAAGTTGGTTTTACAACTTGTCTCAAGCTGTCAGACAATTTTCGAAACGTAGGCTGGGCAGTAGGCTTTCTCATCTGTGCCACACTTAGTTTTTACTGTCTTAACAAAGCCGCACAGGACATTCCGCTGGGTACGGCTTATGCCGTCTGGACGGGAATTGGAGCCGCCGGAACAGTTATAACGGGTATGATTTTCTTTCGGGAACCGAGCGATTTCTGGCGGCTTTTTTTTATTGTACTCCTGGTTGGCTCAGTGATTGGCCTGAAAGCCGTGTCGGCTCACTAA